TCCGCTGCTCTAAGGACCTCGTTCGCGACTACCCGAAGAGCTCTTACGCTCTCGACGCTGCGTTCAGCATCCCGATGGCATACGGCAATGCTAAGAAGTGGGAACTCGCTGCTTCTGAATATCACAGCTTCATCAAGGCCTACGGTAACGACGATAAGGAAAAGCTGATTGCTGCCTATATCGGTGCTGCTCGTGCCTACATGGAACTTAAGGAAGAAGAAAAGGCTGTTGAAGACTACCGCAAGACTCTCGAAGCTTACGACAAGTACGGTCTGCAGATCAAGAATGCTGACCCGGGTGTTCCGGCTGAAGCTGCCTTCTACCTCGGTGAACATGAATACCACAAGATGGACCCGTATGTCCTGAAGGGTAAGGAAAAGGAAAAGGCCAAGATTATCAAGCAGTTGGTCGATATCCTGCAGAAGGCTATGAGCCAGTACTCTAAGTCTGCAACCTACGCATCTGAACGCTGGACCTTCAAGGCCACCAACAAGATGGGTATGCTCTTCGTGACCATGGCTGCCAAGATCCGCGAACAGGAACTCAATGGCAAGAAGGAAGAAGAAAAGTTTGCTGAACGTATCGGTATCGTGCAGCAGCTCCCGAGCTACTATGAACAGGCTCGTCCGATCTTCCAGAAGAACATTGACCTTGCTCGTGACCAGGGCTTCTACAACCAGGATGTGATCGAAGCTGAAGAAGGCTACATTGAAATGTACTACCAGGGCTGCGCTGTGTTCGTCGAAGTGGCTGACGCTTTCGCTAACTCTCCGCTGCCGGACTCTGCTTCTATCGTGAAGGAATACGTTGAATACGAAGGCATGGCCAAGGAAGACGCCGTTGAAGCTGTCCATGAAGACTTGGAAGCTTACCGCGAAGAATTGACCAACCGTTCTAACGGTGCTAAGGAACTCGCTGTTCCGCAGTGCGCAACCGGTATTAAGGCTGCTGCTCACTACGGTATCGAAAACCAGTGGACCGAAAAGCTCTTCGAACTCCTCAAGACTCTCGATGAAAACAACGAGACCTTGAACACCAAGATCGAAAAGTTCGACCCGTCTACCTTGTTCTCTGACCCGGCTTACTTCAAGACCAAGGCTCGCTTGGAACAGATTGCTAAGTCCGAAGTCATGACTCCGGAAGAACAGATCACGACCTACCGTGAAATCATCAAGGATGCCAAGACTGAAAACGAAAAGTTGAAGGCTGAACTTGCTGACCTCCAGAAGCAACTCGCTGGTGGCTCTGCTTCTACTACTTCCTCTTCCATGAGCTCCATGGACGACGAACCGGAAGCTGCCGCTGAACCGGAAGCTGCTCCTGCCCCGAAGGCCAAGAAAAAGGCCTCCAAGAAGAAGGGCAAGAAAAAGTAGCGGTAAAAACAATTTTACGGGGAACCTAGTTCATAGGGTTCCCCTATTCTATAAGGGTAAAAATGGCGTTTTTTGAGTAGTAAACAAGATTTTACCGGCTCGACTACACAATTTTGCCCTAAAAAAGATTAAATATGAACAAAGATTTTTCAAAATAAACCAAAACACTCAATCAAGGAGTACTCTAATGTCTAAAATGCTTCAATCCTTCAGCCCGGAATCTGATGGTTACCAGTTCATGTGGATCATCCTCGTGGTGTTCATGATTGGCCTCGGCTTCTCTGTTGAACGCTTCCTTTACATCATGGTGAAGAGCGCTAAGGGCCGTAAGGATTTCTTGGCCAAGTTCGGCACTCACATTTCTGCTCAGCGCTATGATGAAGCTCTCAGCTATGCCAACGCAACCAAGCTCCCGATCGCTCGCGTGATGGCCGCAATCGTTGCTGCCCGTAACGGTGGTCGTGAAACCATGTCCGCTGCTTGCGACGCAGTGTTCCTGACCGAAGCTCCCCGTCTTACTCGTTATATCAGCATCATTCAGGTTATGGCTTCCATCTCCACGTTGCTTGGACTTATGGGCACCATTTACGGTCTGATCTACACCTTCGATGCTGTGGCTAACAAGCCGGCTGCTGAACGTGCTAAGGCCCTTTCCGATGGTATTGCTATCGCTATGGGTACTACGCTCCTTGGCCTTCTCTCCGCTGTGCCTCTTCTGGTCATCGTTGGCCTCCTCAACATGAACTCCGAACGCCTCATCCAGGAAATGGAAGAAAAGGGCCTCAAGATTATCAACTCCCTCGCTTAATCGAAGATAGAGAGATAATTTTAACGGAGTTATAAAACATGGCAAGACAACTTAAGAAACCAGCCAAGCCTGAAGAACCGGACCTGTTGCCGGCGATGGGCTTGTTCACTATCCTGATTCCTATGCTGTTGTCTATGACCGCCTTCTCCAAGCTTGCTATCGTTGAAATCAACATGCCGGAACGCAGCATGATGAATATGGACAACGATACGCCTCCGGAACCGGACCAGCAGGCTCTTAACCTCTCGCTCGCTATCACTGGTGATTACCTGGTGATCGGTGCCCGCGGTGGTTTCCAGCCGAACGTTTACTTCAAGGAAATGTGGACGTTCCGTTGCAAGTCCGATGCGCAGCTCATTACGTATGCGCCGGAAGATGTGAAGTCGGCCGTGGAAAGCGGTCATGGTCCCAAGTGCAAAGACGGATCCGAAATGGATAAAGAAAAGTATCTTTATGAAATCGAATCCATCGAACTCTGGGCCATCAACAAGGAATCCGAAGAAGACCCGGGCCGCGTGATTTGGGCCGTGTATTCTTCTCAGTCCGAAAATGTGCCTGACAGCGCATATGTGGACGGTAACAACGCATTCCTCGCTGCTCCTGGCGAAGGCGCTATGGGTCTGACCCCGCCGCCGATGCTCAAGAAGCCGAGCGCAGGCGCTGTGCTTGCAACCCTCACTCCGAACTCGGCTCGTACGCTGAAACCGGATGTGGCTGCAAAGAACATCATCTACCCGCTGTCTGCTTACGACTTGATCGCTAAGGACCTGATTCAGATCCATACGCAGTTCATTGACCTCGAAGACGTCGATAACATCATCATCGTTGCTAACGACGACACCCAGTTCGATAAGATCATTCAACTTATGGACCGTGCTAAAGAGGCCGGTTTCAGCAAGATCAACCTTGCTAAGCTGGGAGGTTAATAATGGCTAGAAAAACTCGTAAATTTAGCGAAGACGTACCTTTCTCTTTGACGTCCATGATGGACATGATGACCATTATTCTGGTGTTCATGATCAAGAACTTGGACGCTGAAGGTCAGCTTTTGACCCAGGCCGAAAACCTCATCCTTCCGGTGTCTACCTCTAAGGTGCAGCCGAAGGAAGTGGCTCTGACGGTCGTGGTCGATAACAACTACGTTGTGGTCGATAACGCAAAGATCGTTCCTACCGAAGACGTCTTGAAGCAAGAAGATCTTCTTGTGACCAAGGTGGACTCCGTTCTTAAGGAACGCCGCGCAACGGAACAGGAACACGCCCTGAAGATGGGTCTTCCTGCTGACGAAGCCGGTAACATCATTGTGCAGATCGACAAGAACATCCCTTACGATGCAATGTATAAGGTCATGGCTACTTGTGGCTTCTCTGGCTATACGCACATTGCATTCGCCGTTATGCAGAAGAACGGAGGGGAGGAATAATTATGGCTAAAAAGAATACTCCCGAAATGGATCCGTTAGTAGCGTCCCTGATGCCGGAATCCGACAAGAAGATGGGTGCTATTGCCGGTATCTCTTTAGTCGTAGCTTTGGCTATCTGCCTTTGGGCTTCCATGTACGAACAGGTGGTGGACGAAGTCGTGTTCGACGACTCTGCCGCTGCTGATCTTACTGCTTCTATGACCATCGATGAAAAGAAGGAAGAGAAGAAGGAAGAGAAGAAGAAGGAAGAACCCAAGAAGCCTCGTAAGAAGGCTGGTGGTGGTGGCAAGCCGCGTGGTAAGGGTCAGCCCAACGCTCCCCAGACTCGTGGTGTGCTTAAGCTCTTGACTGCTCAGACCAAGAATGCCTCTGCAGGCGCCTATGACCTCATGAAGAACCAGAAGTTCTCTAAGGACATCGACAAGGTGCTGAAGGACGTGGCTGGCCTCCAGACGACGGGTAAGACCGTTCTCGGTGGTCGTCGCGGTAAGGCTGATGGTGGCTTTAACGAAGGTTATGCCGAAGGTGGTTCCGGTGGTATCGGTGACGGCCTGGCTGGTCTTCTCGGCGGCGGTGGCGGTGGTATCGCTACCAAGGCTAAGGGCTCCATTAGGACTCCGTCTGAACGCGATATCGACATGGGTGCCGGTGGTGGATCTCGTTCCGCTGCAGACATCATGAAGGTTGTGCGTCAGCGTACTCCGGGTCTGCGCCACATCTACAACAAGTTCCTGAAGAAGAAACCGGGCTTCCAGGGTAAGGTTACCTTGAAGTTCACGATCGCTCCGGGTGGCGAAATCATCAGCATCTCCATTGCTTCTTCTACGACCGGTTACGGCGAATTTGACGGCGAAGTCAAGAACGCTGTGAGCCGCTGGAAGTTCAGCAAGGTGAAGTCTGGTAACACCACTGTTACGATCCCGTTCACCTTCTCCGAATAATTCGGCGAAAACTTGAAAAAAGACCGGACTACCAAGTCCGGCCTTTTTTGTATGTAAAGGCCTATTTCCTCCGCTTGGCCTTTTTGTATAAAAAATTTGGCTTTTGTTTAAAATTTTATTGCGTTTTTCATTTAATTAAACTAACTTTAAAGCAGAATTTTCCAAGGAGTTATCCTATGAATATAAGAACTGCTGCTGCCGTTGGTGCCGCTTTTGGTATTCTTGGCGTGGGTTCCGCTTTTGCAACCTTTGCTCGCGTTGAATCTATGGGTAAGAACACCACTTACATCATGGACGATGTAAGCATCTTTGACAACCCCGCAAACGCATCCCTTTACTCCAATTACTTGATCGGTGGTTTTGGTGCATACACCGACAACAATATGACTGCTGGCGGAAACGTTGACCCGCAGCATCCGACTTTCGGTGGTATTTTCTCTATTTCTTTCGGTGAAGACAACAATCCCGATCCGAAGTTCACGATCGGTGGTCTCTTTGGCCGCATTAACACCGAACTTGCCATGTACTTGCCCGATTACGTGCAGACCGGCAAGAACACTTACACGGTTGTTCCTGAAACCGTGACGAACTTTGACGGCTTCTTGGGCGGCACGTTCTCTAGCGGCGACGCTTGGGGCTTGCATGTTTACGTTGC
The Fibrobacter sp. UWB10 genome window above contains:
- a CDS encoding biopolymer transporter ExbD is translated as MARKTRKFSEDVPFSLTSMMDMMTIILVFMIKNLDAEGQLLTQAENLILPVSTSKVQPKEVALTVVVDNNYVVVDNAKIVPTEDVLKQEDLLVTKVDSVLKERRATEQEHALKMGLPADEAGNIIVQIDKNIPYDAMYKVMATCGFSGYTHIAFAVMQKNGGEE
- a CDS encoding biopolymer transporter ExbD; amino-acid sequence: MARQLKKPAKPEEPDLLPAMGLFTILIPMLLSMTAFSKLAIVEINMPERSMMNMDNDTPPEPDQQALNLSLAITGDYLVIGARGGFQPNVYFKEMWTFRCKSDAQLITYAPEDVKSAVESGHGPKCKDGSEMDKEKYLYEIESIELWAINKESEEDPGRVIWAVYSSQSENVPDSAYVDGNNAFLAAPGEGAMGLTPPPMLKKPSAGAVLATLTPNSARTLKPDVAAKNIIYPLSAYDLIAKDLIQIHTQFIDLEDVDNIIIVANDDTQFDKIIQLMDRAKEAGFSKINLAKLGG
- a CDS encoding AgmX/PglI C-terminal domain-containing protein, giving the protein MAKKNTPEMDPLVASLMPESDKKMGAIAGISLVVALAICLWASMYEQVVDEVVFDDSAAADLTASMTIDEKKEEKKEEKKKEEPKKPRKKAGGGGKPRGKGQPNAPQTRGVLKLLTAQTKNASAGAYDLMKNQKFSKDIDKVLKDVAGLQTTGKTVLGGRRGKADGGFNEGYAEGGSGGIGDGLAGLLGGGGGGIATKAKGSIRTPSERDIDMGAGGGSRSAADIMKVVRQRTPGLRHIYNKFLKKKPGFQGKVTLKFTIAPGGEIISISIASSTTGYGEFDGEVKNAVSRWKFSKVKSGNTTVTIPFTFSE
- a CDS encoding MotA/TolQ/ExbB proton channel family protein, which gives rise to MSKMLQSFSPESDGYQFMWIILVVFMIGLGFSVERFLYIMVKSAKGRKDFLAKFGTHISAQRYDEALSYANATKLPIARVMAAIVAARNGGRETMSAACDAVFLTEAPRLTRYISIIQVMASISTLLGLMGTIYGLIYTFDAVANKPAAERAKALSDGIAIAMGTTLLGLLSAVPLLVIVGLLNMNSERLIQEMEEKGLKIINSLA